A window of Anaerobranca gottschalkii DSM 13577 genomic DNA:
TTCCGTGAATTTAGAAGACAGATGGAATATAAATGCCGATGGAATAATATTAAATTTATCCTTGCAGAAAAATTTTATCCTTCATCTAAAACCTGTAGTAGCTGTGGAAGTATAAAAGACAAACTTTCTCTATCAGAAAGAACTTTTAGCTGTAAAGATTGTGGTTATAAAATAGATAGGGATTTAAATGCAAGTATAAATTTAAAAAAATATGGTAAATCAATAGCATAGCACTTAAAGCAGTTATTGATATGTACCGATTCGTTAGTCGGGAATTTAAGCCTTCGGAGTGTTAAACCAAACAGGAGTAGATTTTCGAAACTGGACACGATGAACAAGGAAGGAAACATAAACTTTTATAAGGTTTGATAAAAACCTTATAGAGTTTTATAAGCTTTCTGTAACGGTGAAAAGATGAAATATTGGTTATTGAAGACTGAACCAGATGTATACAGTATAGAAGATTTAAAAAGGGATGGAAGGGCTATGTGGGATGGGGTAAGAAATATTAAAGCAAATAATTATATCAAAAAAATGGAAATAGGTGATTATGTTTTTATCTATCATACTGGAAAAGAGCGAAGTATAGTAGGGATCGGTAAAATTGTTACTTCAAGTTATCCTGACCCAACCAGTGATAACCCTAAATTTCATGCTATAGATGTAGAATATGTTAAAAGATTAGTCAATCCAGTTACATTAAAAGAAATCAAAGAAAGCTTAAGTTTTACTGATTGGGAATTAGTTAATCTTCCCCGTTTATCTGTAATGCCAGTAAAGGTAGAGTACTGGCATAAAGTGTTAACTTTAGCCGGAGATAATTTTGAAATTTAAGCAGGAAAAACTCCCTCTTTTGGCGAAATATTAATTCAATAAATGAAGGGAGTAGTGTTGAGATGACTAAAATTATTGCCCATAGAGGAGCATCTGCTATTGCCCCAGAAAATACCATGCCAGCCTTTAAAAAGGCAATAGAAATGGGATGTAAAGGGATTGAAACCGATGTCCATATGACAAAAGACGGTGTATTGGTTTTGTGCCATGATGAACAGGTAGATAGGACTACTAATGGTAAAGGCTATATTAAAGATTACACTTTAAAAGAGCTAAAAAAACTTGATGCTGGGGTAAAGTTTTCTGAGGAATTTGCCGGAGTTAAGATACCAACTTTAGAAGAATTATTAATTTATTTGTTTGATAAAGATATTTATTTGAACATAGAAATAAAACTAGGGGGTTTTTATTATCCCGATATTGAAGCTAAAGTTTTAGAATTATTATACAAATATAACTATGTTGAAAAATCAATCATCTCATCTTTTAATCATTATAGTTTAGTAGAAGTGCGGAAGTTAGACTCTGATATTAAAACTGCTATTCTTTATATGGAAGGGCTCTATAAACCTTGGGAATATGCCAAAACAGTAGGGGCAACGGCATTACATCCCTATATAGAAGGAGTAACAGAAGAAATTATAAAAGAAGCAAAACTTAACAAAATGCCTGTTACAGTTTTTACCGTTGATGAAAGGGAAGAAATTAGCAAATTTATAAATTACGGTGTTAATGGAATAATAACTAATCATCCCGACATAGGGTTAGCCCTTTTAAAAAATAAAAAATAAAAATTTTAAAAAAAGGCAGGAATTTATTTAAAAGTGTCGAATATTTCTTTTGAAAGAAAAATACTTATAATAGTAGTCGGGGGAATAAAATTATAAGACCATAAGACTTCCTCGGTTTCCATTATTATATTTAATGGTACCGTTAGGAAGTTTTATTTTATTCTCACTACTTCTCAAAAAGGAGGTTTTAAATTTGTTTAAACTTAGGAAATTAACTCCCTTTATCCTATTTTTATTTATTATTACCTTTTTAGCTGGTTGTGGAAGTAAGGATGTAACCCAGCCCCCACAACAAGAGGAACCAGAAGATTTGTCTAAATTTTATCCTGGGCCACCACCGCTCCCTGATTTTGAAGTGAAAACTACTCTAATAATAAATTACCATAGGTATGAAGGGGATTATCGTCCTTGGGATCTTTGGGTATGGCCTGATGGAAAGGAAGGTAAGGCATATCCCTTTACAGAACTTACTGATTATGGAGTAAGGGCAACCATTTATTTTCCAGAAGAATACCATCGCTTAGGTTTTATAGTCCGCCGGGGGAACTGGTCTGCTAAAGATGTGGATAGGGATAGATTTGTCGATGTAATTGATGGAAAAGCAGAAATTTGGTTATTACAAAGTGATCCAAATATCTATTTCTCCCAAGCTGATGTCGATAAAAGTCCCAGAATTATTTCAGCTTATATGGATGGAAAAGATGAAATAATTGTTTCACTAACCCACCAACACAAATTAACGGATGGTGACAACGGTTTTGTTATTAAAGGGGAAGATAAAGACTATAATGTTAAGAAAGTAGAAGTTGTTGGTTCAGGAACTAGTGGTAATGTATTAAAACTAACTTTAGAAAAGGAATTGGACATTACTGCAAACTATACAATTGAAAGTCCAGATTATACTGGTAATTACGTAGTAAAAAGGAGGGTACTGGATTTGCCAGAATTTTATTACCCAGGGGATGACTTAGGAAACACATATACAAGGAATAGTACCAAGTTTAGGGTATGGGCACCGACGGCATTAGATGTAAAAGTAAGGATATATGATACCGCCGATGCCAAAGAAGGTAAAGATTATGACATGAAAAAAGATGTCAATGGAACTTGGTTTTTAGAGATTAAAGGAGATTTAAAAAATAAATATTACACTTATATTGTCGACCATGGCTATATAGTTAATGAAGCAGTGGATCCATACGTCAGGGCAGTATCTTTAAACAGTACTAGAGGAATGATAGTTGATTTGAAAGAAACTAATCCTCGGGGTTGGGATTCTTTCAAGAAACCTGAATTTAAAAATTATACCGATGCTATAATTTATGAAATGCATGTCAGAGATTTTTCGATTTATCCAGATTCAGGAAATAAATATAAAGGAAAATATTTAGGTTTAATTGAAAAAGGAATTACAGGACCTGGGGGAGTAAAAACAGGATTAGACCACCTGGTAGAGCTAGGGATTACCCATATTCACCTATTACCGACATACGATTTTGCTAGTATAGATGATAGTAGGGATGATCAGTATAACTGGGGTTATGATCCAAGGCTATACAACGTCCCTCAAGGAACTTACTCAACTAATGCTGCTGATGGGTTAACTAGGATTAGAGAGTACAAGGAAATGGTAATGGGGTTAAATAAAGCAGGTATTAGGGTTATCAAAGATGTTGTTTATAACCATACCTACACAGTAGGGGATTCACCCTTTGATTTAATAGTACCAAAATACTTTTACAGAACCGATGATAAAGGAAACTATACCAATGGTTCTGGTTGCGGAAATGAAATTGCATCGGAAAGGCCAATGGTGAGAAAGTTTATTGTAGATTCTGTGAAGTATTGGGCGACAGAATATAAAATTGATGGTTTCCGTTTTGATTTAATGGCTTTACATGATGTAGAAACGATGTTAGCTGTACAAGAAGCCCTTCACCAAATCGATCCAAGTATTATAATCTACGGTGAGCCATGGCAAGCTGGAGGCTCTCCTCTACCTGCTAACCTTCAATTTACTAAAGGAAAACAAAGGGGAACAAGGATAGCGGTATTTAATGATCATATCAGAAATGCAATTAAAGGGGATAACGACGGGACAATTAAAGGTTATGTACAAGGGATGGTAAATCAAAGAGATAATGTGATTAGGGGTATCATGGGTGCTATCGATGACTTTGCCCAAGAACCTACTGAATCTATTGTATACGTATCTTGTCATGATAACTTAACCCTATGGGATAAAATTGAAAAGAGCAATCCTAATGACAGTGAAGAAGATCGTATACGAATGAATCTCCTTGCTAACGCTATTGTTTTGACATCACAAGGGGTTCCTTTCCTCCATGGCGGAGTTGAAATGATGAGAACTAAATATGGTGATCATAATAGTTATAAATCCCCAGATCATATCAACCAAATTGAGTGGAGTAGAAAGCATACTTATTATGAAGAATTTTTATACCATCAAGGGTTAATTCGCCTAAGGAGAGAACATCCTGCCTTTAGATTGGCGACAGCGGAAATGGTAAGAAAGCATATGGAAATATTAGACTCTCCCGATGGCTCCATAATGTTCCACTTAAAAGATAATGCAAATGGAGATTCTTGGAGAGATATAGTTGTTATTTATAACCCCAATGGACATGATATAACCGTTAACTTACCTAAAGGGGGAACATGGAACATTGTTGTAAAAGATAAAAAAGCTGGGGTTGATACCTTAGAAACTGTAAATGGTACCACTGTTAAAGTACCACGAATTAGTATGATGGTACTTTACCAAAAATAAATACTAACACCCTCCTTAAACCAAAAAGATAAGCTTTAAAGGCTTATCTTTTTGGTTGATTTATTTTTACATATTTCCATTTACCTAAACGGAAGAGGTAGTATGATAACAATCCAGAAATGACTGTAGAAGTTGTGATAGCTATCCAAACCCCTGTTTCTTGTAAATTTAATGGAAAGGCTAGTAAGTAAGCTAAACTTACTCTAATAACTACCCAACAAACTAAAGTTATTAAAAAAGGATATTTAGTATAGCCAGCACCTTGCATAGTCCTAGAAAAGATTATCGTCATAGCATGGAAGGGTTCAGAAAGGGCTAAAATGTATAAAAAGGTTTTACCGATTTTAACAATTTCATCATTAGGCTTATCTAAAAAAAAGTTAATCAATGGTTCAGCAAATGTTACAAAGATCAAAGCAAAAAATATCATGAAACCTGCTCCAATAAATACACAGGCTTTACCACTTTCTTCAGCTCTTTTAAGTTTTTTAGCACCAATATTCATCCCCGATAGGGTAGCGGCAGCAGTTCCTACAGCAAGGCCTGGCATAATGGCATATTGACTTAGATTAGTACCAATAGTAAAGGCTGTTATAGCGGCATTTTGGGCAGCAGTTCTTGCTAAAATGGCAAAGATAAAAAAGGTGCTGGCATTTCTGCAAACTCCCTGTAGTGCTGCTGGCAGTCCAATTTTAACAACTTGCTTTATTATTGTAAAATGGGGATATAACATGTCTTTAATTTTTACTTTCAACATAAACTTTCCGCTAACTAAAGCACTCCATCCTAAAAGGGCTCCAATTAGCCGGGAAATCGCAGTTCCTAAAGCGGCTCCCATAACCCCTAAAGGAGGGAAAAAACCGATACCAAAAATCAATAGGTAATTAAATAATACATTTGATAAGTTCATCACTATATCAATTAGCAGTGGAGTTTGGGTATCCCCAGAACCTTGGAATATTGCCCTAGCAATGAAGTTTAATAAAAATAGGGGGATAGTAATAAAAAAGATTAACATATAAACTTCTGCCAATGCTAATACATTGTCACTTACCCCTAATAACTGTAAACTTGGCCGATTAATCAATAGCCCTAGAGGGATCATAAAGAGGGAGGCTGCAAGGCAGAGGAAAAAGGATTGACCTGCACTTAATGAAGCTTTATCTCTATCCCCTTGACCGATAAATCTAGCTACCAAGGCTGTTGTTCCAGTAGAGATGGCCATAACTAAAACCATAATTAGCATGACGATATTTTTTCCAGCCCCGATTGCTGCAATGGCATCGGCTCCTAAAGTACCCACCATTTTCATGTCTACAGTACCAATGGAAACCTGCAATAGGGATTGTAAAACAATAGGAGTAGCTAAATATAAAGCATTGTGATATAAGTTTTCGTTATTAAGTATAAACTCCCTTTTATTGCTATAAGTCAGTGTTTTACCCATAATAATCCTCCTTTAGCAACATTA
This region includes:
- a CDS encoding zinc ribbon domain-containing protein, with protein sequence FREFRRQMEYKCRWNNIKFILAEKFYPSSKTCSSCGSIKDKLSLSERTFSCKDCGYKIDRDLNASINLKKYGKSIA
- a CDS encoding EVE domain-containing protein → MKYWLLKTEPDVYSIEDLKRDGRAMWDGVRNIKANNYIKKMEIGDYVFIYHTGKERSIVGIGKIVTSSYPDPTSDNPKFHAIDVEYVKRLVNPVTLKEIKESLSFTDWELVNLPRLSVMPVKVEYWHKVLTLAGDNFEI
- a CDS encoding glycerophosphodiester phosphodiesterase translates to MTKIIAHRGASAIAPENTMPAFKKAIEMGCKGIETDVHMTKDGVLVLCHDEQVDRTTNGKGYIKDYTLKELKKLDAGVKFSEEFAGVKIPTLEELLIYLFDKDIYLNIEIKLGGFYYPDIEAKVLELLYKYNYVEKSIISSFNHYSLVEVRKLDSDIKTAILYMEGLYKPWEYAKTVGATALHPYIEGVTEEIIKEAKLNKMPVTVFTVDEREEISKFINYGVNGIITNHPDIGLALLKNKK
- the pulA gene encoding type I pullulanase, which gives rise to MFKLRKLTPFILFLFIITFLAGCGSKDVTQPPQQEEPEDLSKFYPGPPPLPDFEVKTTLIINYHRYEGDYRPWDLWVWPDGKEGKAYPFTELTDYGVRATIYFPEEYHRLGFIVRRGNWSAKDVDRDRFVDVIDGKAEIWLLQSDPNIYFSQADVDKSPRIISAYMDGKDEIIVSLTHQHKLTDGDNGFVIKGEDKDYNVKKVEVVGSGTSGNVLKLTLEKELDITANYTIESPDYTGNYVVKRRVLDLPEFYYPGDDLGNTYTRNSTKFRVWAPTALDVKVRIYDTADAKEGKDYDMKKDVNGTWFLEIKGDLKNKYYTYIVDHGYIVNEAVDPYVRAVSLNSTRGMIVDLKETNPRGWDSFKKPEFKNYTDAIIYEMHVRDFSIYPDSGNKYKGKYLGLIEKGITGPGGVKTGLDHLVELGITHIHLLPTYDFASIDDSRDDQYNWGYDPRLYNVPQGTYSTNAADGLTRIREYKEMVMGLNKAGIRVIKDVVYNHTYTVGDSPFDLIVPKYFYRTDDKGNYTNGSGCGNEIASERPMVRKFIVDSVKYWATEYKIDGFRFDLMALHDVETMLAVQEALHQIDPSIIIYGEPWQAGGSPLPANLQFTKGKQRGTRIAVFNDHIRNAIKGDNDGTIKGYVQGMVNQRDNVIRGIMGAIDDFAQEPTESIVYVSCHDNLTLWDKIEKSNPNDSEEDRIRMNLLANAIVLTSQGVPFLHGGVEMMRTKYGDHNSYKSPDHINQIEWSRKHTYYEEFLYHQGLIRLRREHPAFRLATAEMVRKHMEILDSPDGSIMFHLKDNANGDSWRDIVVIYNPNGHDITVNLPKGGTWNIVVKDKKAGVDTLETVNGTTVKVPRISMMVLYQK
- a CDS encoding MATE family efflux transporter, which gives rise to MGKTLTYSNKREFILNNENLYHNALYLATPIVLQSLLQVSIGTVDMKMVGTLGADAIAAIGAGKNIVMLIMVLVMAISTGTTALVARFIGQGDRDKASLSAGQSFFLCLAASLFMIPLGLLINRPSLQLLGVSDNVLALAEVYMLIFFITIPLFLLNFIARAIFQGSGDTQTPLLIDIVMNLSNVLFNYLLIFGIGFFPPLGVMGAALGTAISRLIGALLGWSALVSGKFMLKVKIKDMLYPHFTIIKQVVKIGLPAALQGVCRNASTFFIFAILARTAAQNAAITAFTIGTNLSQYAIMPGLAVGTAAATLSGMNIGAKKLKRAEESGKACVFIGAGFMIFFALIFVTFAEPLINFFLDKPNDEIVKIGKTFLYILALSEPFHAMTIIFSRTMQGAGYTKYPFLITLVCWVVIRVSLAYLLAFPLNLQETGVWIAITTSTVISGLLSYYLFRLGKWKYVKINQPKR